The following are from one region of the Juglans regia cultivar Chandler chromosome 10, Walnut 2.0, whole genome shotgun sequence genome:
- the LOC108985651 gene encoding probable pectinesterase/pectinesterase inhibitor 54 isoform X1: MGRGALGFLVLWLLIRSALVGASVSLSFPAMDSYQKHVHEECAFTRYPGLCVEILVGLDSGNQPIDFISTLLGHALSEAKLTHSDFAKFSSQFGAQDAKTADSVAGYCQELTKMSLRRLDQSLLALKQSPKKNKRDIQTWLSAALTFQQACKDTADSLSVSEEFIVQLSKKMDYLSQLVSNPLALVNRITGKSRNNKTRPLGQDQATFPKWVYARDRKLLQATPIKANAVVAKDGSGNYETISKAIEAASGKRFVIYVKSGVYREKIRTNKDGITLIGDGRYSTIVVGDDSVAKHTSLPATATFTITGDGFIARDIGFQNTAGPQGQQAVALSIASDHSVLFRCTISGYQDSLYALALRQFYRECDIYGTVDFIFGNAAAVFQSCNLILRRPHSGYNVILANGRNDPGQDTGFSIHKCNIRASSDFYPVKYSYNSYLGRPWKQYSRSVIMESTIDDCIASRGWIEWPGASSSSLRTLYFAEYSNVGPGARLSKRVQWPGFHAIGAEKAVEFTVANFIDGTSWLPPTGVTFISGL, from the exons ATGGGAAGGGGAGCGCTAGGGTTTCTTGTCCTTTGGTTATTGATCAGATCTGCACTAGTAGGGGCCTCTGTCAGCTTGTCATTCCCTGCCATGGATAGTTATCAAAAGCATGTCCATGAGGAGTGCGCCTTTACCAGATATCCTGGCCTATGTGTTGAAATCTTGGTCGGATTGGACTCGGGAAATCAGCCTATTGACTTTATTTCCACTCTTCTTGGCCATGCCCTATCTGAAGCGAAGCTGACTCATTCCGACTTCGCCAAATTCAGCTCCCAATTTGGAGCCCAAGATGCCAAAACCGCTGATTCTGTCGCAG GCTATTGTCAAGAGCTAACGAAAATGTCTCTCAGGCGGCTGGACCAGTCCCTGCTAGCTCTCAAACAATCTCCAAAGAAAAACAAGCGTGACATCCAAACATGGCTAAGTGCTGCCTTGACTTTCCAACAAGCTTGTAAAGACACAGCCGACAGCCTCAGTGTCTCCGAAGAGTTCATTGTTCAGCTATCAAAGAAGATGGATTATCTATCTCAATTGGTGAGTAATCCCTTAGCTCTTGTTAACCGGATCACAGGGAAGTCAAGGAACAACAAAACTCGCCCTCTTGGTCAAGATCAAGCTACTTTTCCCAAGTGGGTCTATGCCCGAGATAGAAAGCTACTTCAGGCAACCCCCATAAAGGCGAACGCAGTAGTTGCAAAAGATGGATCAGGTAACTACGAAACTATCTCCAAAGCTATCGAGGCTGCTTCTGGGAAACGGTTCGTGATTTATGTGAAGTCAGGAGTTTACAGGGAAAAGATTCGCACTAACAAAGATGGCATTACTTTGATAGGAGATGGCAGATATTCCACTATTGTAGTTGGTGACGATAGTGTCGCCAAACACACTTCCTTGCCAGCCACTGCTACTTTCa CAATCACAGGTGATGGATTCATTGCTCGCGATATTGGTTTCCAAAATACGGCAGGTCCTCAAGGACAACAAGCCGTGGCTCTGAGTATTGCTTCGGATCATTCAGTTCTCTTCAGGTGTACTATTTCAGGCTACCAAGACAGCCTCTATGCGCTTGCCCTCCGTCAATTCTACAGGGAATGTGATATATACGGCACCGTAGACTTCATCTTTGGAAACGCTGCAGCTGTTTTTCAAAGCTGCAATTTGATACTACGCAGACCACACAGCGGTTATAATGTGATCCTTGCCAATGGAAGGAACGACCCTGGACAAGACACTGGCTTCTCCATTCACAAGTGTAATATCAGGGCGAGCTCGGATTTTTATCCGGTTAAATATTCCTACAATTCGTATCTAGGAAGGCCCTGGAAGCAGTACTCTAGATCAGTGATAATGGAATCTACCATTGATGATTGTATCGCATCCAGAGGTTGGATTGAGTGGCCTGGAGCTTCGAGCTCCTCTCTCAGGACACTTTATTTTGCAGAATACTCCAACGTAGGGCCCGGGGCAAGACTTTCCAAGAGAGTACAGTGGCCTGGATTTCATGCTATTGGAGCTGAAAAAGCTGTTGAGTTCACCGTCGCTAACTTCATTGATGGTACATCATGGCTGCCTCCCACTGGAGTAACGTTCATCTCCGGCCTGTAG
- the LOC108985651 gene encoding probable pectinesterase/pectinesterase inhibitor 54 isoform X2: protein MGRGALGFLVLWLLIRSALVGASVSLSFPAMDSYQKHVHEECAFTRYPGLCVEILVGLDSGNQPIDFISTLLGHALSEAKLTHSDFAKFSSQFGAQDAKTADSVAGYCQELTKMSLRRLDQSLLALKQSPKKNKRDIQTWLSAALTFQQACKDTADSLSVSEEFIVQLSKKMDYLSQLVSNPLALVNRITGKSRNNKTRPLGQDQATFPKWVYARDRKLLQATPIKANAVVAKDGSGDGRYSTIVVGDDSVAKHTSLPATATFTITGDGFIARDIGFQNTAGPQGQQAVALSIASDHSVLFRCTISGYQDSLYALALRQFYRECDIYGTVDFIFGNAAAVFQSCNLILRRPHSGYNVILANGRNDPGQDTGFSIHKCNIRASSDFYPVKYSYNSYLGRPWKQYSRSVIMESTIDDCIASRGWIEWPGASSSSLRTLYFAEYSNVGPGARLSKRVQWPGFHAIGAEKAVEFTVANFIDGTSWLPPTGVTFISGL, encoded by the exons ATGGGAAGGGGAGCGCTAGGGTTTCTTGTCCTTTGGTTATTGATCAGATCTGCACTAGTAGGGGCCTCTGTCAGCTTGTCATTCCCTGCCATGGATAGTTATCAAAAGCATGTCCATGAGGAGTGCGCCTTTACCAGATATCCTGGCCTATGTGTTGAAATCTTGGTCGGATTGGACTCGGGAAATCAGCCTATTGACTTTATTTCCACTCTTCTTGGCCATGCCCTATCTGAAGCGAAGCTGACTCATTCCGACTTCGCCAAATTCAGCTCCCAATTTGGAGCCCAAGATGCCAAAACCGCTGATTCTGTCGCAG GCTATTGTCAAGAGCTAACGAAAATGTCTCTCAGGCGGCTGGACCAGTCCCTGCTAGCTCTCAAACAATCTCCAAAGAAAAACAAGCGTGACATCCAAACATGGCTAAGTGCTGCCTTGACTTTCCAACAAGCTTGTAAAGACACAGCCGACAGCCTCAGTGTCTCCGAAGAGTTCATTGTTCAGCTATCAAAGAAGATGGATTATCTATCTCAATTGGTGAGTAATCCCTTAGCTCTTGTTAACCGGATCACAGGGAAGTCAAGGAACAACAAAACTCGCCCTCTTGGTCAAGATCAAGCTACTTTTCCCAAGTGGGTCTATGCCCGAGATAGAAAGCTACTTCAGGCAACCCCCATAAAGGCGAACGCAGTAGTTGCAAAAGATGGATCAG GAGATGGCAGATATTCCACTATTGTAGTTGGTGACGATAGTGTCGCCAAACACACTTCCTTGCCAGCCACTGCTACTTTCa CAATCACAGGTGATGGATTCATTGCTCGCGATATTGGTTTCCAAAATACGGCAGGTCCTCAAGGACAACAAGCCGTGGCTCTGAGTATTGCTTCGGATCATTCAGTTCTCTTCAGGTGTACTATTTCAGGCTACCAAGACAGCCTCTATGCGCTTGCCCTCCGTCAATTCTACAGGGAATGTGATATATACGGCACCGTAGACTTCATCTTTGGAAACGCTGCAGCTGTTTTTCAAAGCTGCAATTTGATACTACGCAGACCACACAGCGGTTATAATGTGATCCTTGCCAATGGAAGGAACGACCCTGGACAAGACACTGGCTTCTCCATTCACAAGTGTAATATCAGGGCGAGCTCGGATTTTTATCCGGTTAAATATTCCTACAATTCGTATCTAGGAAGGCCCTGGAAGCAGTACTCTAGATCAGTGATAATGGAATCTACCATTGATGATTGTATCGCATCCAGAGGTTGGATTGAGTGGCCTGGAGCTTCGAGCTCCTCTCTCAGGACACTTTATTTTGCAGAATACTCCAACGTAGGGCCCGGGGCAAGACTTTCCAAGAGAGTACAGTGGCCTGGATTTCATGCTATTGGAGCTGAAAAAGCTGTTGAGTTCACCGTCGCTAACTTCATTGATGGTACATCATGGCTGCCTCCCACTGGAGTAACGTTCATCTCCGGCCTGTAG